CTGGTGGACATCTTCGACTTCTTCAAGGGCCTGGAGCTGCCCAAGCTCGCCCAGCGCTGGCAGGACGACCACGAGTTCGCCCGCCAGGCCGTGCAGGGCATCAGCCCCGTGCACATCGAGTCCATCACCGCGCTGCCGGACGGCATGCCCGTGACGGAGGACGCGGTGAAGGGGCAGCTGTCGCCGGGCATGACGCTCGCGCAGGCGCTGTCGGGCAAGCGCGTGTTCCTGCTCGACTTCGAGATCCTGGGCGACGTGCCCATGTTCAAGAAGACGGACAAGGCCGGCGTCGAGGAGCGCCGGTGGGCGCCCGCGTCCCGGTGCCTGCTGTATCTGGATGACACCCAGCAGCTGCGGCCCATCGCCATCCAGCTCGGGAGGGATCCGGAGCTGGATCCCGTGTTCACGCCCAATGACAGCCCGCACGACTGGCTGGCCGCGAAGATCTACGTGCGGTGCAGCGAGGGCAACGCGCACCAGATGGTGGGCCACGCGCTGCGCACCCACTTCGTGGCGGAGCCGTTCGTCATGGCGACGATGCGCAACCTCCCGGATCCGCACCCGGTCTACAAGCTGCTGCGCCGCCACTTCCGCTACACGCTCGCCATCAACGATGGCGCGCGGAAGGGCCTGCTCGCGGAGGGCGGCGTGTTCGACGACCTCATCGCCACCGGCGGCCCCGACCAGGGGCACCTGTTCCTGGGCAAGAAGGGGTACCGGGCCTGGAAGCTCGCGGACAACAAGCCGCGCCCGGACATCGAGCGGCGCGGGGTGCTCGACCCGGCGGTGCTTCCGCACTACCCGTACCGCGACGACGCGCTGCTCCTGTGGGACGCGCTGGAGGAGTACGTGGGCGGCGTGCTGGGGCACTTCTACCGGTCCGACGAGGACTTGGTGCGCGACACCGACATGCAGCGCTGGTGGAAGGACCTCACCGAGCACGGCCTCCCCGTGGAGAAGCTCCCGTGCGCGGAGCTGAAGCGCGTCTCCGACCTCACGGACATCCTCACCACGGTGCTCTTCACGGTGAGCGTCCAGCACGCGGCGGTGAACTACCTCCAGTACGAGCACTACGCCTTCGTGCCCAACGCGCCGCTGTGCATGCGCCAGCCTCCGCCGCGAAAGAAGGGCGTCCTGGGGGAGAAGGACATCGACGCGATGATTCCCTCCAAGACGCAGATGCTCTGGCAGGTGGCCGTGGGCCGCGCGCTGTCCAGCTTCGGGGACGACGAGGAGTACCTGCTCCACGAGGGCGGCTGGCGCGAGGACTACTTCCAGGAGCCGGAGCTCATCGCCATCCGCGACCGCTTCCACTCCCGCCTGCGCGCGCAGAGCGAGGCCGTGAGGGCGCGCAACGCGAAGAGCGCGGTGCCCTACACCGTCCTGCAGGCCGACCGCATCCCCTGCGGCATCACCGTCTAAAGCCGTCAGGAGCTATCGCCCGTGCCCAACGCCCTCTCTCGCGGCCTCTTCAACCTGTTCTTCGGCGCGAAGCGCAAGCCGTTCGCTTCGTTGCCCGGTCCTGCGCCGGGGATCCTCGGCACCGCCGGGGACTTCCTCGGGGCTTCGCCCTGGGACGTCTGCGCCCGCTATGGCCGCGAGTACGGCGGCGTCACGCTCATCTGGATGGGGCCCAATCCCGGGCTGGTGCTCAACGACCCGGCGCTCATCGCGGAGGTCTACGAGTCCCCGCGCCGGATGGAGTTCGAGAAGGGCAACATCAGCGAGCAGATCCGCCCCTCCACGACGGACGACACGGCCTTCACGGCGGAGCTGCGTGGAGACTGGGTCCAGAAGCGCGCGCTGGAGCCCACGGCCCGGCCTTGGGCCGCGGAGTCGCTGGCGGACCAGGTGGGTCCCATGCAGGCGGCCATCTCCGAGTCCGTGGACGCGCTGCTGAAGCAGGACCGCATCGACTTCACGCCCGCGCTGCGACGGCTGACGTTCGACGCGTTCTCGGTGGCGCAGGTGGGGGAGAAGCTGCCGGATCAGGTGTTCGAGGACTTCATGCTGCTCGCGAGGGCGGCGGACGCGCGCATCCAGTCGAAGCTGCCGCTGAAGTTCGTGAAGCCGCCGAAGGACTTCGAGGCGGTGAAGGCGCGCTTCTACGGTCACTTCGTGGACCGCATCCGCGAGTCACGCAAGCGCCAGGACCCGGGCGCCATGGACGTCATGTCCCGCTACCTGCGGGAGACGCCGGGCATCGATGATCAGGTGCTGGCCCACATGCTCGGGGGCACGTACTTCGGAGGCGCGTTCTCCTCCAGCGTCACGCTGGTGGGGGCGTTCCACCAGCTCAACAAGTACCCGGACGCCGACGCGCGTCTGGCCGCCGAGGCCGCTTCCCTGGTGGCGGACGGGCCGCTGACGTTCCAGAAGTTGGAGACCGCGAAGTGGGCGGAGGCGGTGGCCTATGAAGCGCTGCGCATCCTGCCGGCGGTCCGGGTGATGACGCGCACGCCGTCGAAGGACGCGCAGCTGGCTGGGGTTACGTTGCCAGCGGGGTCGATGATCATGATCTCGAACCAGCACCTGCACCGGGACCCGGCGCACTGGCCGGACCCGGACACGTTCAAGCCGGAGCGCTGGCTGGACGGGGGCACGACGCGAGATCCGCTGGGAAGCGGCCACTTCTTCCCCTTCGGCCGGGGGCCACGCGCGTGCGTGGGCGCGGACTTCGCGATGGTGTTCCTGAAGACGGCGCTGACGACGATTGCGTCCCGCGTGAAGGTCCAGCTCGATTCGACGGAACCCTTCGAGGAGGGCTTCTTCTTCGGCGTGGTGCTGCCGAAGGGCGTCACCGGGAAGCTCGTCGCACGGGAGACCCAGGCATCACTGACTGCCAGGGTTGGATGAAAGGCACCTTACCTGATAGGTTGGGAGGTCATGCGCGCCCTCCCTCTTCTCAGGTATGGCCTCCTGCTTGTCCTGATGGCTTCGCCGTCCCTGGCGAGGGAGGTGGCGGACAAGCTCACCATCCGGACGCTCAAGGTCCCAGCCCATCCAGCCCAGGAGGCGCCGTCCATCTATGTCTCCTGGCAGGTGGTGACAGCGCTTCGATTCGAGGCGGAAGTAGATCCCGCCCGGACGAGGTTCCTGGGATGGGAAGGACGTTTCGAAGCGCCACTGATCGGCGGCAAGAAGGTCATCCTCGAGCCACTGCGTGAGCTTGATGGTGGTGACGCGTTACCCCTGCTGGTGACACTCGTTGATGGAACGGAATTCACGTTCCTCGTGAGGGCCAGGAGCCAGGACAACTGGGGCTGGATCGACTATCAGGTCAACGTGTTCAAGGACCCCGACAGCTACAATGCGGTCCTCTCGTCGCTCTATGACTCGCTCGGCCGCGAGCGCAGGCTGAGTGAGGAGAATGAGCGATTCAAGAAGGAAGAGAACTCGGTCGACCACGCCTACGCGACGCTTCTCGCGAATGGACAGGTCAAGAAGACGCCGTTTCGGCGTGCGAAGTTCTGGCGCTCGAAGAACGAAGACATGGACATGGTTGTGGAGGTCTTCTCGGGGCCAGAAAAGGCAGCGGCCGTGATTCACCTGACGAACACCTACCATGGCCAGACCTGGATGTTCGACGGGGCCTATCTCACTCGCGACTTCTCCAGTGACACCGCTCGCCCGTTCGCGCTTCGCATGAACCGCTCGGTCCTCGTTTCGGGGCAGTCGGGCAGGATCGCCGTCGTTGTCGACAAGAGCGCCTTCGAGGACAAGGAGGGACAACTGGCCGATCTGGGCCTCCAGATCTTCCGGGACGATGGACTCCTCCAGGTGTTCGTCGCGATGGATCACACCCTGCTTCGGCAGTAGAAGTGGCGCTCATGCGCATGCCCAAGGCCCTGTTGTTCGGCACTGTCCTCCTGCTTGGCGCCTCTGCCGGCTGTACTGCGGCGGGCGGTGTGGCGCTACGCCCCGACGGAACCCCGGGGCCGCAGGAGTGCTCGGAGAAAGCGCTCGAAGTCATGCGGTATCTGAGACTGCGCGTGGGGGACGCCGCGCTTGCGGATCTCGATGCCAACCAGATCGACGCCCGCCGCATCTCGCTTTACGACGGACCCATTGAGAGCATCCTCAAGGACGACATGGGCACCCTTGAGGCGACGACACGCTTGTATGGGCGGGTCTGGACGAGCGGGCCCCAGGTCGTCATTCGCTGGTACGAGGCGCACCCGCCAGATGGCGACAAGGTTCCCATCTGCGCCGTGGCTCGCCTCAGCCGGGATCAAATGCGGAAGCTGCCTGAGTCAAAGCCCGGAATGGCGATTCTCGACGGCTCCGTCGCGGCTGCCTACATCGTCGATTCATTTCGCTGACATCTGGCCTTGGGTGCTGCTGAAGCTTTGCGCCTGGCTCTGTGGAAGGACCCATGGCCTACGATTCCAATTTTGACGTCGATGCCGTGATGGGCGTCCTTGGGACCATCGGAGAGCGGTTCCAGGATGGAACTCCCGAAGACGAAGCGCTGAGAATCGCCGCAGTGGCGCTGCTTTACGTCCGCGAGAACGGGAAACTGGAGGACTACCGGGAGTACTTCCGGAAGTTCTTCATCCCCGCCACGGAGTCCATTGTCGTGGCCCAATCGTTCTCCACGACGGAGGAGGCTGAAGCCTGGCTCGCTCAGGGGCTGGGGCGGGAGGGTGACCTGGTTCGTGTCGCGGGAAAGGGCTTCCGGGTCATCCCCCGCAGGAAGGGCGGCGGGCTGATGTTTCTCCGCACGCCACTTCCCGAGGAAATGGAGCCCTGAGTTGCAGGGACCTGGGTTGGATGCGCCCGGTCCCCGCTGGCTTGGTGAGCCGATACGACTCACGGTGCCTGCCGACTGCTACTGGCTCAGGAGTTCGTAAGGCCTGAGCGACACCACCGCGTTGCCGCGTGCTCCGCTGTAGTTGGTGTAGGCGTGGTTCTTTTCCAACGTGTAGAACGAATCGACGTAGTCGTCGTCGTTGGTGAACCATTCACCGGGCATGCGATCCACCAGCCCGCTGCCCAGGGCCACCAGGGCGCCGATCTCCGGCTGGCCGATGGCCGTCAGGATCTGGCTCGCGACATTGAACAGGTAGCTCACCAGCTCCTGGTAACTGGTGTTGTCGTCATGCTCCATGAGGATGACGTTCGCCGCCGCCCAGCGATAACGCTCCCAGAAGATCAGGACCTGGTTCGGGGTATAGACCCTCCCGTCCGTGTCCAGATAGGGCATGTCGACGATGTCCAACTGCGGCGCGTCACGGCTGGGGTCGACACCGTTGACGATGGCGTAGACCTCCGCGTTGCCGGAGATCCAGGGCTCCTCGTCGTCGTTCAGGTAGATGCGATCGAGGATCGTCACCGGCGTGCTGGTCGCCGCGGCGGCCGTGCTCTGGACGGGCAGGGGACGCTGCCCGAGGGCCACGAGTTGCTCGCGCATCAGCTTGATGCCGGCGGCCAGGTCCCTGCGCGCGTCGAGGTCCACCACCAGCACCGGCTGTTCAGGCATGCGGTGCACGTCGAGATGGTGCACGCGGCCAAGGCCATCGAAGGCCTCGATGAATCGCCACTGGGAGTCATCGCCGTCCGGCTCATACGCGTAGAGGGGCTCAACGCCTTGCTGCAATGCCGCCAGCATGGACGCGCTGGCCAGACGCAGCTGAAGCAGGCTGTCGAGCTCCCGATCGATGCCCTTGAGCCGGCGGATGCTCAGGTCCGCTCGCTCCGCCACGCCCGTGACAGAGGACGGGGCCGGCACGGTGCTCAGCCACTGCTTCAGATCCACGGAGAGGTGCTCGGCGCTCAAGCGGGAAGCGAGCGCTTTTCGCAGCACCGTGTCCTGCTTCGCCAGGGTCAGCGCCACCTCGCGCTTATCGGCGGCCAGCGACACGCTGATGCGCTCGCGCAGCGCCGCTGGCTTCATGGCGGCGGCTCGAGCTTGGGGGACTGCGTTCATGCAAAAGAACAACGCGATGACCATCCCTATCCGCTTCATTGGATCCTCCTGTGGGTGAGAGAGGGTGCTGGGGCCGCCGCCGCAGGGGCCCGGGCCGGATGCGCCCGGTCCCCACGGTTGGCTCACTTCATCAGCGCGACATCGAGGCGTAGCCGTCCACGTACCCGATCGTCGGGGTGTACTGCTCCAGGTGCTCGCGGACCGGACCGGGCAGGTCGGAGTTCAGCGCGCTGCCCGAGCCCTGCACCGTCAACGGCTGGCTCGCGACGACCTGCACGGTGAAGGCACCCTGGTTGTTGCTTTCGTTGCTCTCCGCGATGTCATCGTCCAGGTCCGCCACGAGGACCAGGTAGTAGGTCCCTGGCGCGATGGCGCTCGAGAACGTGATGCCCGTGGACGGAACCGAGAACGTGCCCGCGCCCGTGCCCACGGAGATCCCGCCGATGTAGCTGAGCACGTTGTAGCTGGTGTCCGTCAGGAAGACGCCCAGCGTGGACGAGGTCGTCACGGGGCACGCCGTGTAGAGGTCCGCCGTGAAGTTGACGGTGCCCCCGGGCGTGATGGTCGTGGGGCTCAGCGTCCCGGCCGTGAAGTAGAAGTCCGGGAGCTTGGTGGTGCCAATCAGCGTGTCGTCGCCCCACGGGAGCCCGAAGTCCGCCTCGACCTGGATGTAGAAGCTCTGCGGAGCGCAGGCACTCGCTGCCGCCGCCAGCACGGTCTGCGCGCTGGCCTGGACCGTGGCGTAGGAGAAGGACGCCGACTGGGTCCCCGTGGGCGGCAGGTAGAGCCCGTTTCCGGCCCACCCCAGCGTGATCTGACGCGAGCTCATCAGGACCCGGTTGGAGGTCCCCTGCGGCGTGGTCGCCAGGTAGAAGCGGATCTGTGACGTGGCGATCAGGCTGCTTCCATTCAGGCCGTAGCTGATCGTGAAGGTGGAATAGGGGTTGGGAACCGTCGCGGGCGCGGTCACCGTCGTGACCCCCACCGCCGCCTGGGCCGGAGCCGAGGCAATGCAAACCACCGCGAAGGCCGCCAACAGGAGTTGCCTGAGTTTTGTCATTCACTCAGAGTGGACAATCTCAGGTGTTCAAATCAAGAGTTCTCCGGATGGGTGGGAATAGCCCCAATAGTTGAATGTGTGCCCAATGCCAGGAGCTACGCCGCATCATGGAAAATGATGCCCACCGTGTGCCTCATACCCGAGCGCACGCGGCTGACGCCGTGACGCAGATTGACGCGGTACGTGCCCCGCGTGCCCTGGACCGGTCGATGATGCACCGCGAAGACGACCGCGTCTCCTTGACGCAAGGGGACGACCTCCGCGCGGGACTGCACCCGGGGACGCTGCTCCGTCAGCACGAACTCGCCACCCGTGAAGTCCTTTCCTGGATCGGAGAGGAGAATGGCTACCTGGAGCGGGAAGACGTGCTCGCCGTACAGGTCCTGGTGCAGGCAGTTGTAGTCGTCCGTGCCGTAGCGCAAGAGCAGGGGCGTGGGCCGCATCTGCCCGGCTTCGTGGCAGCGTGCGAGGAAGTCCGCGTGCGCGTCCGGAAACCGCACGTCGAGGCCCATCGCCGTGTTCCATCGGTTCGCGATGGGCGCCAGGCATGGGTACAGCGCCGTGCGCAGGTCCGTCACGACCTCTGGAAGCGGATGGTCGAAGTATTTGTATTCACCTCGGCCAAACCCGTGCCGCGCCATGACGACCCGACTGCGAAAGGCATCCTCCACGTCGTAGAGCAGCGCCAATGCTTCGCACTCGTCAGCGGTGAGCAGGGCCCCGAGCACCGCACACCCCCGAGCATCCAGCTCCCGGCTCGTCACCTCCCAATCCACCGCACCCACTCGTGCCTGGATCCCCGGCGGGGCGCGGACCGCGAGCGCACCTCCACGGCGTGCGCTCATCTCCGCGCCCCTTGCGCCAGCCCGCCATCTGCCGCGTGCGCGGATTCGCGCTCCAGCAGCGCGCGCTTGCGCTCCACGCCCCAGCGGTAGCCAGACAGCGCGCCGTCATTGCGCACCACCCGGTGACACGGAATCACCACCGCCAGCGCATTCGCCCCACAGGCCTGCGCCACGGCCCGCACGGACTTCGGTGAGCCAATCCGCTCCGCGATGTCCGTGTAGCTCGCCGTCTTCCCCGCCGGGATCTCCCGCAGCGCCTGCCACACGCGCTGCTGGAACGCCGTGCCCCGCACGTCCAGGGGCAGGTCCAGCCCCACGCGCGGCGCCTCCACGAAGCCCACGACCTTCGCCACCAACTGCTCGAACTTCGCGTCGCCTCCCACCAACGTCGCCTGCGGGAAGCGGTCCTGGAGGTCCTTCGCCAGCGCGTCCGGATCATCCCCCATCAGGATGGCGCATACGCCCCGGTCGCTCGTGGCCACCAGGATGGGACCCAGCGAGCACTCCGCGATGGCGAAGTGGATCTCCGTGTTCGCGCCCCCGGCGCGGAAGTTCGTCGGTGTCATGCCCAGGACCTGGCTGGAGGTTTCGTAGAAACGGCCGCTCGAATTGAAGCCGGCGTCGTAGATGGCCTCGGTGACGGAGCCGCGCTTCGTCAGCCCGGCGCGGATCCGCTCCGCACGCTGCGCCGCCGCATAGCCCTTCGGCGTCAGCCCCGTGACGGCCTTGAACACCCGGTGCAGGTGGTACGGCGACAGCCCCGCGCGCTCCGCAAGCTCCTCCAGGCTCGGCATCTCCTCGGAGGCCTGGATGAAGCGGCACAGGTCGGCCACCCGGTCCGCGTGCTTCACGGCGAGCGAGGGCTCCCCCGGCCTGCACCGCTTGCACGCCCGGAACCCCGCCTGCTCCGCCGCCGCCACCGTCAGGTGGAAGCCCACGTTCTCCGGCCTCGGTGTCCTCGCGCCACAGGACGGACGGCAGTACACCCCCGTCGTCCGCACGGAATAGAAGAAGCGCCCATCCGCCGCCGCGTCCCGGGCGACGACCGCCGCCCAGCGCGGGTCGCCCACCGTCGCCGCCGCGAGGGCTTCCGTCTTCGTCGCCATGTTCCGCCTCCCTTCAATGTCCACGAGGCGAAACCTAACCCCCGGTGCACAGGCCAGCACTCCGCGCCTTGCGGTCGAATTCGGGCCGTCATGGAACAGGGCGTCATGGCAGGAAGCTGTCCAGCCGCGCCGGCAGTGAACCCCGCGCAATGCGTGGCAGCACGTCCGCGTACGACGTGACAGGATGCCGCACCCATTCCTCCTTCCCATGAGCAAGCCATGTCCCACCTGCGTCTGATGTGGAAACGCTCCCGTCTGCTCTGGCCCACGCTGGCCGCATGCGCCTCGGCCTCTGCATGGGCTGCCCCCGCGTCCATCGCCATCCCCAACGCCGGCTTTGAATCCGGCGCCGCCAGCGGCCTGCCCCAGGGCTGGACCGCGTCAGGCCAGGGCAAGGTGTCCGCCCGCACCGACGCGAAGTCGGAGGGCAGCCGCAGCCTCGTCATCGAAAGCCCCCAGGGCGGCGCGGAGACCACCGTCGTCTCCGAGCCCGTGAAGCTCCAGGTGGGCCGCCTCTACCGGCTCTCCGCCTGGGTGCGCACCCAGGGCGTGCAGGCGGACGCGCAGGCCCGCTATCCCACGGCGCTGGGCGCGTGTCTGTCCATGCAGAGCTTCCCCTTCACCAACTGCTCTCCGCCGCAGGGCGCCGACCAGAGCGGCCGGGTGCAGGTGCTGTTCTTCGCCACCACGTCCAATGACCGCGTGCGCGCGCACCTGGGCCACAACGGCAAGGCCACCGGCACCGCGTGGTTCGACGACGTGAAGCTGGAGGAGGTGACCGACGTCACCCAGTACATCCCGATGGAGAGCGTGCGGTGGGCCGGCAAGGGCTTCCGCTACGACGACGGCGGCTGGGTGTACGTGCACATCGAGGGCGAGCCCTACGAGCGCGGCCGTCAGTACGGCGAGCTCGTGTCGCAGGAGATCGTCCGCTACATCGAGAAGCTGGGCATCCAGAAGGATAAGGCGGACGCCGCGAAGGGCTGGGCGCAGGTGCGCCTGCTCGCGGACTCGCTGTTCCTGCGCCGCTTCGACCCCGAGTACCTGGAGGAGATGAAGGGCATCGCCGACGGCGCCAACGTGGGCGGCGCGAAGTTCAAGGGCCCGGATGGCAAGGAGCGCGACCTGGACGTGCTCGACGTCGTCGCCATCAACTCCGCCGTGGACCTGGGCCAGCTGGAGGACGCCAACCGCGTCACCGCGTCCCCGATCTCCGGGCGCACCTTCCTCAAGGGCGAGGACGAGAACGGCCGGGCGGGGGAGGGCGACCACTGCTCGTCCTTCGTGGCCACGAAGTCCGCGACGAAGGATGGCCGCGTCGTCATGGGCCAGATCTTCATGTGGAACGGCTACACCGGCGTCCACTGGGACGTGGTGCTGGACGTGCAGCCCACCAAGGGCCACCGCTTCGTGATGCAGACCTTCCCGGGCGGCATCCACAGCGGCTCCGACTGGATGCTCAACGACGCGGGCATCGTCATCGGCGAGACGACCGTGGGCCAGACGCCCTTCAACATCGACGGCACCCCGCAGAGCAACCGCATCCGCAAGGCCGTGCAGTACGCGAACTCCATCGACGACGTGGAGCGCATCCTCAAGGACCGCAACAACGGTCTCTATACCAACGACTGGACGCTCGCGGACACCAAGACGGACGAGGGCGCGTGCCTGCTCCTGGGCACCGCGAAGACGCGGCTGTGGCGCACCGGCAGCAAGGGCAAGGCCGGGGATACGCCTGGAAACCTCAAGGACTTCATCTGGGCCAACAACAACAACCGCGACCCGGAGGTCCGCAAGGAGTCCGTACCCAACGCGAGCAACGCTCCGGTGGACCTGGCCTTCAACACCTGGAACCGCGACGTCGCCTTCCAGGAGTACTACGCGAAGTACGGCAAGGGCGGCTTCGACGTGGACAGCGCCACGCGCATGATGGCGTCCAGCCCCATCAACCGTCCGCACGCGTGTGACGGGAAGATCACCACCTCGGAGATGACCGAGAAGCTGATGTTCCTGGCCCACTACGGCAAGACGACGCTGCGCGAGAAGATGGTGGGCAGCCGCTGGATTCCGGACCTGCCCGGCGCCACGCCGCACCTGTCCCTGGGCTACACCGCCTTCAGCCCCATCTACGTGGCGGACCAGCTGAAGGCCGCGAAGGCGAAGCAGAAGCCGGAGCCCAAGGCGGACAAGCCCAAGCGCGACTTCGCCCGCGTGAAGGACGCGCTGTCCTTCGACGAGAAGAAGCTCTGGGCCAACACGGTGTTCCCCGCGACGGACGCGGACAACTGGTTCGGCAGCGGCTCCGCCGCGTACTGGACCCAGCTCCGGGACCTGCCGGAAGGGGACGACCTGTCCAAGGCCTTCGACGCCCAGCGCGACGCGCTCGCGGAGCTCAACGCCCGCTACCTGTACGTCACGGCCCGCGAGGGCGACGTGGTGCCCACCGCCGCGCGCACGGACTACGGCCGTTATGGCCAGTACGCGGTGCCGCGCATCAAGGGCACGTACCTGCTGCACCAGCTGCGGCTGACCCTGGGCAACGCGAAGTTCGCCAAGGTGATGGGCGCGGTGCACTCGAAGTTCGCGAACAAGAAGCTCACCACCCAGGACTTCATCCGCACCGCTTCGGAGGCCGCGGGCCAGGACGTGAGCCCCTGGGTGAAGCAGTGGGTGGAGCGCGGGGGCCTGCCCGCGCCGCGCCTCACCTCCCGCGCCCAGAAGGCCAAGGAGGGCTACGAGGTGACGCTGAAGGTGGACCAGTCCGGTACGCCCTGGCGCTTCGCCACGCTGGTGGAGGTGCAGACGGAGAAGGGGGCCGTGCTGGAGCGCATGGAGGTGAAGAGCGGCAGCGACACCTTCACCGTGAAGGTCCCGGACCGGCCGGTGCGCGTGGTGTTCAACGTGGGCAACGACATCCCCGTGGCCCGCGAGCGCTACCAGACCCTGGCCAACACGCTGGATGACTGGGACAAGCTCCTCTTCGTGTACGGCTCCGCGCGCCAGGTGGAGTCCATGCGCACGCTGGCGACGAACTACCGCGAGCAGTTGGCGGACGCGTCCCCGGAGCGCCTGGCCCCGCTCAAGCCGGACGCGGAGGTGACGGACGCGGAGCTCGCGGACCGCGACCTCGTCGTCTTCGGGGGCCTGGAGGACAACGGGCTCATGGCGCGCCTGGCGGCGGAGAAGAAGCTGCCGGTGGAGCTGGGCCGGCGCTTCTTCCGCTGGCAGGGCAAGACGTACGGCCGCGCGGATGACGGCCTGGCCCTGGCGCTGCCCAACCCCTGGAACCCGAAGCGGACGCTGTACCTCTTCGTCGCCAACAGCGGCCTGGAGCTGTGGCACATGACTCGCTCGTTCCAGCGCGGCCTCCAGAGCTGGGCGCTGTTCCGCGCGGGCGAGGTCAGCGGCAAGGGCTTCCACGCCACCGACGGCTTCACCCAGGAGCTGTCCGTGGACCTGCCGGCCCCCAAGCTGGGCATGCTCACGCCCTGAGCCGCCGTCGCTGAAGATCCAGGTCGTCCAAGGAAGGGCCGGCGGAGCGCACTCCCGCCGGCCCTTCTTGCGTCTGCCCGCTTCCCCCCTCTGAAGGTCCCGGTCGATTTGACTCCGGCGCGGAGAGGGTTAAATCTCTC
The sequence above is drawn from the Corallococcus sp. NCRR genome and encodes:
- a CDS encoding lipoxygenase family protein; this translates as MTVEYTLTIRTSSKLGAGTNAAISVVLVGTKGESPPWPLDKRFHNDFESGAVDAYVVKAEDLGDLLLLRFSNAGGGVGGDWLLDSVTVTTTGRHWFFPYYRWVLARTTADVLEGTARLPQYIQHEREKAARQELLQFRQRMYPWRPAEATAGLPGALDITEARPLPKDELYRGLVDGSYEVVIAKTLAAIKLHMPVLTKAWNGLVDIFDFFKGLELPKLAQRWQDDHEFARQAVQGISPVHIESITALPDGMPVTEDAVKGQLSPGMTLAQALSGKRVFLLDFEILGDVPMFKKTDKAGVEERRWAPASRCLLYLDDTQQLRPIAIQLGRDPELDPVFTPNDSPHDWLAAKIYVRCSEGNAHQMVGHALRTHFVAEPFVMATMRNLPDPHPVYKLLRRHFRYTLAINDGARKGLLAEGGVFDDLIATGGPDQGHLFLGKKGYRAWKLADNKPRPDIERRGVLDPAVLPHYPYRDDALLLWDALEEYVGGVLGHFYRSDEDLVRDTDMQRWWKDLTEHGLPVEKLPCAELKRVSDLTDILTTVLFTVSVQHAAVNYLQYEHYAFVPNAPLCMRQPPPRKKGVLGEKDIDAMIPSKTQMLWQVAVGRALSSFGDDEEYLLHEGGWREDYFQEPELIAIRDRFHSRLRAQSEAVRARNAKSAVPYTVLQADRIPCGITV
- a CDS encoding cytochrome P450; the protein is MPNALSRGLFNLFFGAKRKPFASLPGPAPGILGTAGDFLGASPWDVCARYGREYGGVTLIWMGPNPGLVLNDPALIAEVYESPRRMEFEKGNISEQIRPSTTDDTAFTAELRGDWVQKRALEPTARPWAAESLADQVGPMQAAISESVDALLKQDRIDFTPALRRLTFDAFSVAQVGEKLPDQVFEDFMLLARAADARIQSKLPLKFVKPPKDFEAVKARFYGHFVDRIRESRKRQDPGAMDVMSRYLRETPGIDDQVLAHMLGGTYFGGAFSSSVTLVGAFHQLNKYPDADARLAAEAASLVADGPLTFQKLETAKWAEAVAYEALRILPAVRVMTRTPSKDAQLAGVTLPAGSMIMISNQHLHRDPAHWPDPDTFKPERWLDGGTTRDPLGSGHFFPFGRGPRACVGADFAMVFLKTALTTIASRVKVQLDSTEPFEEGFFFGVVLPKGVTGKLVARETQASLTARVG
- a CDS encoding DUF2381 family protein; the protein is MRALPLLRYGLLLVLMASPSLAREVADKLTIRTLKVPAHPAQEAPSIYVSWQVVTALRFEAEVDPARTRFLGWEGRFEAPLIGGKKVILEPLRELDGGDALPLLVTLVDGTEFTFLVRARSQDNWGWIDYQVNVFKDPDSYNAVLSSLYDSLGRERRLSEENERFKKEENSVDHAYATLLANGQVKKTPFRRAKFWRSKNEDMDMVVEVFSGPEKAAAVIHLTNTYHGQTWMFDGAYLTRDFSSDTARPFALRMNRSVLVSGQSGRIAVVVDKSAFEDKEGQLADLGLQIFRDDGLLQVFVAMDHTLLRQ
- a CDS encoding serine/threonine protein kinase codes for the protein MRMPKALLFGTVLLLGASAGCTAAGGVALRPDGTPGPQECSEKALEVMRYLRLRVGDAALADLDANQIDARRISLYDGPIESILKDDMGTLEATTRLYGRVWTSGPQVVIRWYEAHPPDGDKVPICAVARLSRDQMRKLPESKPGMAILDGSVAAAYIVDSFR
- a CDS encoding DUF3103 domain-containing protein, with the protein product MKPAALRERISVSLAADKREVALTLAKQDTVLRKALASRLSAEHLSVDLKQWLSTVPAPSSVTGVAERADLSIRRLKGIDRELDSLLQLRLASASMLAALQQGVEPLYAYEPDGDDSQWRFIEAFDGLGRVHHLDVHRMPEQPVLVVDLDARRDLAAGIKLMREQLVALGQRPLPVQSTAAAATSTPVTILDRIYLNDDEEPWISGNAEVYAIVNGVDPSRDAPQLDIVDMPYLDTDGRVYTPNQVLIFWERYRWAAANVILMEHDDNTSYQELVSYLFNVASQILTAIGQPEIGALVALGSGLVDRMPGEWFTNDDDYVDSFYTLEKNHAYTNYSGARGNAVVSLRPYELLSQ
- a CDS encoding 2OG-Fe(II) oxygenase, producing MSARRGGALAVRAPPGIQARVGAVDWEVTSRELDARGCAVLGALLTADECEALALLYDVEDAFRSRVVMARHGFGRGEYKYFDHPLPEVVTDLRTALYPCLAPIANRWNTAMGLDVRFPDAHADFLARCHEAGQMRPTPLLLRYGTDDYNCLHQDLYGEHVFPLQVAILLSDPGKDFTGGEFVLTEQRPRVQSRAEVVPLRQGDAVVFAVHHRPVQGTRGTYRVNLRHGVSRVRSGMRHTVGIIFHDAA
- the ada gene encoding bifunctional DNA-binding transcriptional regulator/O6-methylguanine-DNA methyltransferase Ada, which produces MATKTEALAAATVGDPRWAAVVARDAAADGRFFYSVRTTGVYCRPSCGARTPRPENVGFHLTVAAAEQAGFRACKRCRPGEPSLAVKHADRVADLCRFIQASEEMPSLEELAERAGLSPYHLHRVFKAVTGLTPKGYAAAQRAERIRAGLTKRGSVTEAIYDAGFNSSGRFYETSSQVLGMTPTNFRAGGANTEIHFAIAECSLGPILVATSDRGVCAILMGDDPDALAKDLQDRFPQATLVGGDAKFEQLVAKVVGFVEAPRVGLDLPLDVRGTAFQQRVWQALREIPAGKTASYTDIAERIGSPKSVRAVAQACGANALAVVIPCHRVVRNDGALSGYRWGVERKRALLERESAHAADGGLAQGARR